From Enhydrobacter sp., the proteins below share one genomic window:
- a CDS encoding pyridoxamine 5'-phosphate oxidase family protein encodes MSGAEDVLFSAAVKAEQERLGSRASFEGRDWKTEITDDLRKFLAAVDTFFMATASLDGRPYLQHRGGPPGFLKTIGTHTLAFADFAGNRQYITLGHLKENDRAHIFIPHFATQQRVKLWGRARAVEGDLELMERLVDPSYRAKPQRAIVFALEAWDINCRQHIVPRYSEAEIAPGIDKLVQRIKELEDEVARLKGG; translated from the coding sequence GTGAGCGGCGCCGAAGACGTCCTGTTCTCGGCCGCGGTCAAGGCGGAGCAGGAGCGCCTCGGCTCGCGCGCGAGCTTCGAGGGTCGCGACTGGAAGACGGAGATCACCGACGATCTCCGGAAATTTCTCGCCGCCGTCGACACCTTCTTCATGGCGACGGCAAGTCTCGATGGCCGGCCTTACCTGCAGCATCGCGGCGGGCCGCCCGGCTTCCTCAAGACCATCGGCACCCATACGCTCGCCTTCGCCGACTTCGCCGGCAATCGCCAGTACATCACGCTCGGGCATCTGAAGGAAAACGACCGCGCCCACATCTTCATCCCGCACTTCGCCACCCAACAGCGGGTCAAGCTGTGGGGCCGCGCCCGTGCGGTCGAGGGCGACCTCGAGTTGATGGAGCGGCTGGTCGATCCGTCCTATCGGGCGAAGCCGCAGCGCGCGATCGTCTTCGCGCTCGAGGCTTGGGACATCAACTGCCGACAGCACATCGTGCCGCGTTATTCCGAAGCCGAAATCGCCCCCGGGATCGACAAGCTCGTGCAGCGCATCAAGGAGCTGGAGGACGAAGTGGCGCGCCTGAAGGGCGGTTGA
- a CDS encoding PaaI family thioesterase has product MTSSHPDFANVARDSLTDADMLALLRTNTPGPVKLLNGEVLDLESARGTCRMRFEIVPGFCHSGGRICQGGFLTGMVDSAMAHAAMARGKLAVAVPTLELKMSFFEAAGPGFVVAEGRVMRWGGSVGFLDGDIRDEQGRLIVHATSTIKIVRPKARP; this is encoded by the coding sequence ATGACGTCCAGCCATCCCGACTTCGCCAACGTCGCGCGCGATTCGCTCACCGACGCCGACATGCTGGCCTTGCTCCGGACCAATACTCCCGGCCCGGTTAAACTGCTCAACGGCGAGGTTCTCGATCTCGAATCGGCGCGCGGCACCTGCCGCATGCGCTTCGAGATCGTGCCGGGCTTTTGCCATTCCGGTGGCAGGATCTGCCAGGGCGGATTCCTCACCGGCATGGTCGACTCGGCGATGGCGCACGCGGCGATGGCGAGGGGCAAGCTTGCCGTCGCCGTGCCGACGCTCGAGCTGAAGATGAGCTTCTTCGAAGCCGCCGGCCCCGGTTTCGTCGTCGCCGAGGGCCGCGTCATGCGTTGGGGCGGCTCGGTCGGCTTCCTCGATGGCGACATCAGGGACGAACAGGGCCGCCTCATCGTCCACGCCACCTCCACCATCAAGATCGTGCGGCCGAAGGCTCGACCGTAG
- the yajC gene encoding preprotein translocase subunit YajC yields the protein MIISQAWAQSGGGGSGDFLVQLFPLILIFIVFYFLLIRPQQQKMRAQREMLSGVKRGDRVVTGGGIIGLVTKVISDNEVQVELADGVRVRIVKQTITDIVARGESVRGPKESEEDDKPMLPPAPPASERRSLLGSLFGGGRK from the coding sequence ATGATCATATCCCAAGCATGGGCGCAGAGCGGCGGCGGTGGCAGTGGCGACTTCCTCGTCCAGCTCTTCCCGCTGATCCTCATCTTCATCGTCTTCTACTTCCTGCTGATCCGTCCGCAGCAGCAGAAGATGAGGGCGCAGCGCGAGATGCTGTCCGGCGTCAAGCGCGGCGACCGGGTGGTCACCGGCGGCGGCATCATCGGCCTCGTGACCAAGGTGATCTCCGACAACGAGGTCCAGGTCGAACTGGCCGACGGCGTGCGGGTGCGCATCGTCAAGCAGACCATCACCGACATCGTCGCGCGCGGCGAATCGGTGCGCGGCCCCAAGGAGTCGGAAGAGGACGACAAGCCCATGCTGCCGCCGGCCCCGCCGGCGTCGGAGCGCAGGAGCCTGCTCGGCAGCCTGTTCGGCGGCGGCAGGAAATAG
- a CDS encoding MarR family transcriptional regulator: MGSPPAKALDRGLLPGLLGYALRRTQSAVFGDFAATFAQAGEALTPGEFGLLVLVDRNPGLSQMALARALGIDRSTLVPILNRLQTRGFLVRRRSPTDGRTHALALTPPGEKALERFARLVRQHEKRISARLSAAETRSLIELLGKVRNGARSL; the protein is encoded by the coding sequence ATGGGGAGTCCACCTGCCAAGGCGCTCGATCGCGGCCTGCTGCCGGGCCTGCTGGGATATGCGTTGCGTCGCACGCAGTCGGCGGTGTTCGGCGACTTTGCCGCGACCTTCGCACAGGCGGGCGAGGCACTGACGCCGGGCGAGTTCGGCCTGCTCGTGCTGGTCGATCGCAATCCCGGACTAAGCCAGATGGCGCTGGCCCGCGCGCTGGGAATCGATCGCTCGACCCTGGTCCCCATCCTCAACCGCCTGCAGACACGTGGCTTCCTCGTCCGTCGGCGCTCGCCGACCGACGGCCGCACCCATGCGCTTGCCCTCACGCCGCCGGGCGAGAAGGCGCTCGAACGCTTCGCCCGTCTGGTGCGCCAGCACGAGAAGCGCATCTCGGCGCGCCTTTCGGCGGCCGAAACGCGCTCGCTGATCGAGCTGCTCGGCAAGGTGCGCAACGGCGCGCGTTCGCTATAG
- a CDS encoding ATP-binding protein, with protein MDQDLKAALSRIAEALDRLAPAAPASADMAAAEAYVWHAAGHRLEAVARVNRVSIDLLKGVDHQKATLLENTRRFATGLPANNALLWGSRGAGKSSIVKAVHAHVNRELGGPPGPLALVEIHREDIPSLPALLSRVRDSRRRFVVFCDDLSFDGQDAAYKSLKAVLEGGIEGRPDNVVFYATSNRRHLMPRDMIENERSTAINPSEAVEEKVSLSDRFGLWLGFHNADQDTFFAMIEAYAEHYGLGVPVETLRKQAIEWSVTRGSRSGRVAWQFIQEVAGQLGKKLE; from the coding sequence ATGGATCAAGACCTTAAAGCCGCGCTTTCACGCATCGCCGAAGCCCTCGATCGGCTCGCCCCGGCTGCCCCGGCCAGCGCCGACATGGCCGCGGCCGAGGCCTATGTCTGGCACGCTGCCGGGCACCGGCTGGAGGCGGTCGCCCGGGTCAACCGCGTGAGCATCGACCTGCTCAAGGGCGTCGACCACCAGAAGGCGACCCTGCTCGAGAACACCCGGCGCTTCGCCACGGGACTGCCGGCCAACAACGCCTTGCTCTGGGGTTCGCGCGGCGCCGGCAAGAGCTCGATCGTCAAGGCGGTGCACGCGCATGTGAACCGCGAGCTGGGCGGCCCGCCCGGTCCGCTGGCCCTGGTGGAGATCCATCGCGAGGACATCCCCTCCCTGCCCGCGCTGCTCAGCCGCGTGCGCGACAGCAGGCGCCGCTTCGTCGTGTTCTGCGACGATCTCTCGTTCGACGGCCAAGACGCCGCCTACAAGTCGCTGAAGGCCGTGCTCGAGGGCGGCATCGAGGGCCGGCCCGACAACGTGGTCTTCTATGCCACGTCCAACCGCCGCCACCTGATGCCGCGCGACATGATCGAGAACGAGCGCTCGACGGCGATCAATCCCTCCGAGGCGGTCGAGGAGAAGGTCTCGCTGTCGGACCGCTTCGGCCTGTGGCTCGGTTTCCACAACGCCGACCAGGATACCTTCTTCGCCATGATCGAGGCCTATGCCGAGCACTACGGACTCGGCGTGCCGGTCGAGACCTTGCGCAAGCAGGCGATCGAATGGTCGGTCACGCGCGGCTCGCGCTCGGGCCGCGTCGCCTGGCAGTTCATCCAGGAAGTCGCCGGCCAGCTCGGCAAGAAGTTGGAGTAA
- a CDS encoding hydantoin racemase, translating to MKILVANPNTSAGVTQRLIDSGRLVASVGTELIAMTAPRGVPYIATRAEAAIGSAVMLEMLAERRGTMDAAIVAAFGDPGLGGARELFDFPVVGMAEAAMLVACTLGRSFSIVSFSKSLEPWFAEIVDWHGMTSRCAAIRMLDQSFRSIDEVQEEKEQLLVDLANRTVAENGADVVILAGAPLAGLATKVRDRVPVPLVDGIQAAVVMAEGLVRLKPRKATAGTYRRPGPKDSTGLAAPLADVIGHRNA from the coding sequence ATGAAAATCCTCGTCGCCAATCCCAACACTTCGGCCGGCGTCACGCAGCGCCTGATCGATTCCGGCAGGCTGGTGGCCAGCGTGGGCACGGAGCTGATCGCCATGACCGCGCCGCGCGGCGTGCCCTACATCGCCACGCGGGCCGAGGCGGCGATCGGCTCGGCCGTCATGCTGGAGATGCTGGCCGAGCGACGCGGCACGATGGATGCCGCCATCGTCGCCGCCTTCGGCGATCCGGGGCTCGGCGGCGCGCGAGAGCTGTTCGACTTTCCCGTGGTCGGCATGGCCGAGGCGGCGATGCTGGTGGCCTGCACGCTCGGCCGCTCCTTCTCGATCGTGAGCTTCTCCAAGTCGCTCGAACCGTGGTTCGCCGAGATCGTCGACTGGCACGGCATGACCAGCCGCTGCGCCGCCATCCGCATGCTCGACCAGTCCTTCCGGTCGATCGACGAGGTGCAGGAAGAGAAGGAGCAGCTGCTCGTCGACCTCGCCAACCGCACCGTTGCGGAGAACGGCGCCGATGTCGTCATCCTGGCCGGCGCGCCGCTCGCGGGCCTCGCCACCAAGGTGCGCGACCGCGTGCCGGTACCGCTGGTCGACGGCATTCAGGCCGCCGTCGTGATGGCCGAGGGGTTGGTACGTCTGAAGCCGCGCAAGGCGACGGCCGGTACCTACCGCCGGCCGGGGCCGAAGGACTCGACAGGTCTCGCCGCGCCGCTCGCCGATGTGATCGGACACAGGAATGCGTGA